The window GTTGGCCACATCGGCTACAAAGCCAATGGCATTATTGCCAATTTGGGCTACCGATGTTGCTATGGTGGCTTGGTCGCGGCCCGTAACGGCCACCTTTGCACCTTCATTTGCAAATAATTTCGCGGTTGCAAAACCTATGCCGCTGTTACCACCTGTAACTACGGCCACTTTATTTTTTAATTTACCTGACATTTTTGTGTTGTTTTAATAACACAAAGGTGCTGCCTCTGCAAAAAGTTAACGATGAACCAGGTTAGGAAATAAGGTTGAACTACTTCAACTTTTTGCGCACTTTATGGTTGCGGATTTTAGAAAGGAACTCGGTAGTCATACCGAGATAGGAGGCTATAGCGTATTGTGGCAGGCGCTGGGCTACCGAAGGATATGTTTCTAAAAAATCGCTATAACGTTCTTCGGCTGTACGCGTTAGGGTTGAAATGATCCGCCGCTGATGAAAAGCAGCGGTACGTTCGGCAGCCATGCGAAAAAAGGTTTCGAATTGATGTTTGGCTTGTTTTAAATGCCGTTCAGTTTCGAAGTCTATTTGTAGTACGATACTATCTTCCAGCGCCACCACAAACATGGTGGCTGGTTTCTGGTACAAAAAACTGTTAATATCCGATATCCACCAATCCTCAATTGCAAATTGAATGGTATGTTCAATCCCTTCGTTATCAACAACGTACGAACGGAATGCGCCTTGCAGAATATAGGTACGGTGTTTGGCAATAAAGTCGGGCTGAATAATGAATTGCTTCTTTTTTACCTTTTTTAATTTAAAGCCAGCTAAAAATTCGGCCAGGTCGGCGGGCGACAGTGTTACTAACCTTTGTATATATTTTATAAAGGGGCTTAAGTCATCCATCAGTGTGAAAATTATAACAAGTATAATTAAATATTATGAGAGGGACACTTGATGGCTTTTTAAACAGATTTGCTACGCCATGCAAACCAGTTCCTGGTAATCCTCTTTACCAGCACCGCAGGTAGGGCACTCAAAACTGCTTATATCGCTAAACGAAATACCCGGCAAAAGCCCGTTTAATTCATCACCGTATGCTTCATCATAAATAGTGAAACAATTTTTACACTGGTGTACTGTTTTTTGATGACTTGCTTTGTGCATATCTTCCCTGCCTGCAACTGGGGTTGATTGATTGATATTGCTTTGCTGCTCATAAAATAAATCGCAAAGGGCAATTAAATGCCGGCCAAGGTCGGTTTTGGCCACACCTTGCTTATACACCACAAACTCGCGGGTATTGTGGTTAAAATCGCGGGTATGCACAATTTCAAACTCATCGGGCTTGCGCTCGCGGATCATGATAGAGCCGTAGATCCCCGATTTTGGCGACCGTTTAATGGCGAAACTGAGGCGGTATGTGCGCAGGTCGGCCTCCTCAAATTCGCGTACCAGTTGTTGTTTTAAATCAAGACATTGGCTGCACAGGTCTTCTACCTGCCAGTTTAATTCGTTTGAGGCATGCCTTATGTTAACCCGGTATTTGTTTAACAAATTGCCCCATAAAGGCCGGTGTTTAGCCTCTATGTTTTTAACCAGCAATGATTTCCATGGGCTGATATACAACTGCCCCACCCGTGTTTGCATACACAGGTTGCAGATATCTTTCAAAAATTCGATGTCAAATAATTCGTTACGCCTGTAAATACCCAGCCAATATTTATTACCCTGTTTATTAAAACCCTCATAGTAGGGTAACTGGAACTCGGGGATGTTTAACGGCTGGTCTATTTGCTGAATCACAAACTGGTTATTAGTGGCAACCAATTGGTACAGCAAACCGGCGTTGACCTCGGCCTGGTCATAAAACAAAGATTTGTTGGCAAATATTACCTGCTGCACGGCTTTGCACAAGGCCGGGATATCGTCCGAATAAACCAATACAGGCCAGCAATACAGGATATTGGTTTTAGGAAACCTGATATACAAATACCAGTAATTACTTACCGGCGACGAGATGAAATTAAAATTCCCGGTAAAAAAGGGGGCAAAGGTTTGGTTGCTATCAACCAGGTTTATTTTTAGTTCGGGCTGATAATCAAACAGGTCGAAAATGTCTTTGTAAACACCTTCTTTCAGCCAGTTTTCGTGGTTAAAAATTCCATCGGCAATATATGAGCTTGTAATATTGGGGAACTGGTCGGCATTAATTTCATGATCGATACCGGCACCCAGCATATCAAACTCCAGGTCTTCCAGCTGGCCGGCATCTACTTCAAAATAAAGCTGCTGCCTGTTACCAAAACGAATTTGGGCCGCGCCCGCATTTTGGGCGATGATAAGCATTTCGTAAAAGTCGCCGGCAGAGGCTACCCCGCCCGGCAGGTTTATTTTAATCAGTTGCTTTTTTTTCATCTGCTTATACTTTTATTAATTGCTGCTGTAACACCTCCTCCAACAGCCTTTTCACCTCGGGCCTGCATGATCCGCAACCCGTTCCGGCCCCGGTTTGGCTGCAAACATCTGCCAGTTGGGTACAGCCAGCAGCTACTTTATTGCGGATATTATCGGCACCCACATTATTGCAGCTGCACACCAGTTTGCCCAAAACAGGCTCGGCGGTTTTGCCGCTGCGTAACAGTTTAAGACGCTTATCGCTCAGTTCGGTTTTGTTGGCTATCAACTCCCTAAATTCCTGGAACTCGCCTTTATCCCCAATTAAAATAGTTCCTACCAGCTTATCCTGGTGAATAATGCATTTTTTATAGTAGCGTTTGGCTTTATCAATAAATACTATCTCTTCGTAATCCTTGTCATCCGGGCATTCAGATAAGCCAATGCTGCATAAATCAAAACCGTGAATTTTAATGATGTTCATGAACAGGCTGCCTTTATAATAGCTGCCGATATCGCCATTCATGTAACCGGCTACTACGGCGGCCTGCTGTTCTGCCGCGGCAGTTATTCCATACAGTGTGCCGTTAAATTCGGCAATTTCGCCAATGGCATATATGCTGGGGTCGCTGGTGAGCAGCCGCTCGTTTACAATTACGCCCCGTTTAATATCAAGGCCGCAGTCTTTGGCAATTTCCAGGTTGGGGGTTGTGCCAATAGCCAATATCATGGCGTCGCAATCAATTTTGCGCCCGCTTTTAAGGCCTATGCCGGTTAGTTTGCTGCGGCCATAAAATAACTGAACCTCGTCGTCATAAAAAATATCGCAGCCCTGGTCGGCCATTTCCTCATGTAACAGCCTGCTGCCCAATTCATCCAGTTGCCGGTTCAAAAACCGGGACGTTCGCTGGATGATCGTAATGGTTACGCCTATTTCGCGCAGGGAAGCAGCCATCTCCAAACCGAGCAAACCACCACCCACTATAACCACATGGCCGTT is drawn from Mucilaginibacter ginsenosidivorax and contains these coding sequences:
- a CDS encoding rubredoxin; amino-acid sequence: MKKKQLIKINLPGGVASAGDFYEMLIIAQNAGAAQIRFGNRQQLYFEVDAGQLEDLEFDMLGAGIDHEINADQFPNITSSYIADGIFNHENWLKEGVYKDIFDLFDYQPELKINLVDSNQTFAPFFTGNFNFISSPVSNYWYLYIRFPKTNILYCWPVLVYSDDIPALCKAVQQVIFANKSLFYDQAEVNAGLLYQLVATNNQFVIQQIDQPLNIPEFQLPYYEGFNKQGNKYWLGIYRRNELFDIEFLKDICNLCMQTRVGQLYISPWKSLLVKNIEAKHRPLWGNLLNKYRVNIRHASNELNWQVEDLCSQCLDLKQQLVREFEEADLRTYRLSFAIKRSPKSGIYGSIMIRERKPDEFEIVHTRDFNHNTREFVVYKQGVAKTDLGRHLIALCDLFYEQQSNINQSTPVAGREDMHKASHQKTVHQCKNCFTIYDEAYGDELNGLLPGISFSDISSFECPTCGAGKEDYQELVCMA
- a CDS encoding Crp/Fnr family transcriptional regulator; this encodes MDDLSPFIKYIQRLVTLSPADLAEFLAGFKLKKVKKKQFIIQPDFIAKHRTYILQGAFRSYVVDNEGIEHTIQFAIEDWWISDINSFLYQKPATMFVVALEDSIVLQIDFETERHLKQAKHQFETFFRMAAERTAAFHQRRIISTLTRTAEERYSDFLETYPSVAQRLPQYAIASYLGMTTEFLSKIRNHKVRKKLK